One genomic segment of Erythrolamprus reginae isolate rEryReg1 chromosome 2, rEryReg1.hap1, whole genome shotgun sequence includes these proteins:
- the LOC139163059 gene encoding zinc finger protein 135-like: MCCVKNSVTISDMKHQRIHTGQKHYECPYCGKSFSQNSSLVQHQRTHTGEKPFECPDCGKCFSQSSHLVQHQRTHTGEKPFECPDCGKSFSHNSSLVKHQRAHTGEKPFECPDCGKSYSQSSSLVQHQRTHTGEKPFECPDCGKKFSQSSHLAQHQRTHTGEKPFECPDCGKSFSRSSHLVEHQRTHTGEKPFECPDCEKRFSHISSLLKHHRTHTGEKPFECLDCGKSFSDNSSLVTHQGIHTGDKPFECPDCGKSFSQNSNLVKHQRTHTGEKPFECPDCGKSFSQSSHLVQHHRTHTGEKPFDCPDCGKSFSQSSSLVQHQKIHTGEKPFECPDCGKSFSQSSSLIQHQKIHTGEKPFECPDCGKCFSQSSQLVKHQRTHTGE; this comes from the coding sequence ATGTGCTGTGTAAAAAATTCAGTCACCATTTCAGAcatgaaacaccagaggattcacacaggacaGAAACACTATGAATGTCcttactgtgggaaaagttttagtcagaattccagcctggtacaacaccagaggactcacacaggagagaaaccctttgaatgtcctgactgtgggaaatgttttagtcagagttcccacttggtgcaacaccagaggactcacacaggagagaaaccctttgagtgtcctgactgtgggaaaagttttagtcataattccagcctggtgaaacaccagagggctcacacaggagagaaaccctttgaatgtccagactgtgggaaaagttatagtcagagttccagcctggtgcaacaccagaggactcatacgggagagaaaccctttgagtgtcctgactgtgggaaaaaatttagtcagagttcccacctggcgcaacaccagaggactcatacaggagagaaaccctttgagtgtcctgactgtgggaaaagttttagtcggagttcccacctggtggaacaccagaggactcatacaggagaaaaaccctttgaatgtcctgactgtgagaaaagaTTTAGTCATATCTCCAGCCTTTTGAAACACcataggactcacacaggagagaaaccctttgaatgtctggactgtgggaaaagttttagtgataactccagcctggtgacacaccaggggattcacacaggagataaaccctttgaatgccctgattgtggaaaaagttttagccagaattccaacctggtgaaacaccagaggactcacacaggagagaaaccctttgaatgtcctgactgtgggaaaagtttcagtcagagttcccacctggtgcaacaccataggactcatacaggagagaaaccctttgattgcccggactgtgggaaaagttttagtcagagttccagcCTGGTACAACACCAGAagattcatacaggagagaaaccctttgaatgtcccgactgtgggaaaagttttagtcagagttccagcTTGATACAACACCAGAAGATtcatacaggagaaaaaccctttgaatgtcctgactgtgggaaatgttttagtcagagttcccaactggtgaaacaccagaggactcacacaggagaataa
- the LOC139163061 gene encoding zinc finger and SCAN domain-containing protein 2-like isoform X1, with amino-acid sequence MMTHQSNHPGEKLFECPDCGKNFSRNSNLTRHRRIHVGEKPFQCSDCGECFSKNSNLVKHQRTHTGEKLFECPDCGKSFGQNSNLIVHQRTHTGEKPFECPDCGKGFSQNGNLVKHQRTHTGEKPFECPDCGKSFSQHYNLVEHQRTHTGEKAFECPDCDKSFSKNSDLIVHQRIHTGEKPFNCPDCGKGFINNSSLIVHQRIHTGEKPFQCSDCGKSFRQNSKLGVHQRTHTGEKLFECPICGKSFSQNSYLIGHQRIHTGEKPFNCPDCGKSFSQKSNLIGHQRIHTGEKPFQCSDCDKYFSNNSNLVKHQRTHTGEKPYECPECGKDFSISSSLLNHVLIHTGEKPFVCPECGRCFRKHCTLTAHKKIHMRPQVMNVEKG; translated from the coding sequence ATGATGACACACCAAAGCAATCACCCAGGAGAAAAACTGttcgaatgtcctgattgtgggaaaaattTCAGTAGGAATTCCAATCTCACTCGCCACCGGAGGATTCAcgtaggagagaaaccctttcaatGTTCTGATTGTGGTGAATGTTTCAGCAaaaattccaacctggtgaaacaccagaggactcacacaggagagaaactgtttgaatgtcctgattgtggtaaAAGTTtcggtcagaattccaaccttattgtccaccagaggactcacacaggagagaaaccatttgagtgTCCTGATTGTGGTAAAGGTTTCAGTCAAAATGGCAatttggtgaaacaccagaggactcacacaggagaaaaaccctttgaatgtcctgattgtggaaaaagtttcagtcagcaTTACAACCTTGttgaacaccagaggactcacacaggagagaaagccTTTGAATGTCCAGATTGTGATAAAAGTTTCAGCAAGAATTCCGACCTCATTgtccaccagaggattcacacaggagagaaaccctttaactgtcctgactgtgggaaaggtttcattaACAATTCCAGCCTTATTgtccaccagaggattcacacaggagagaaaccctttcaatGTTCTGATTGCGGTAAAAGTTTCAGGCAAAATTCCAAACTGGGCGTACATCAGAGGacgcacacaggagagaaactatTTGAATGTCctatttgtgggaaaagtttcagtcagaattcctacCTTATTGGCCAccaaaggattcacacaggagagaaaccctttaactgtcctgattgtggaaaaagtttcagtcagaaatcCAATCTCATTGGCcaccagaggattcatacaggagagaaaccctttcaatGTTCTGATTGTGATAAATATTTCAGcaataattccaacctggtgaaacaccagaggactcacacaggagagaaaccatatgagtgtccagagtGTGGGAAAGATTTCAGTATTAGTAGTAGTCTTCTAAATCATGTCCTTatacacacaggggagaaaccatttgTGTGCCCCGAGTGTGGACGGTGCTTCAGGAAACATTGCACCCTTACTGCACACAAGAAAATCCACATGAGACCCCAAGTAATGAATGTAGAGAAGGGTTGA